CAGGatttctaaattataaaaattgacCACTGAAGATAGTCATTGCTACATTGTTTTATATCTGCTCATAACGCTTTtgattttagtttttctttttttcttgtcAAAGCCTTTCTGTGCTTTTTTTAACTAATTATTCTCATCTGGATTTCAACTCTTTGCTGTATATGTGTTTAGGTTAGTTCATGCCACTTCTAGATGTATATTTCTTTTCTGCCGCTTctaaaatattccttgatgtcaatTCTATTTTCTCTCATGCTTAATGTCTATGGTTGGGCGTTCCAAGTCTTTAGTGGCCGGTTAAACATATGGCTATAAATTTGTCATGAACATTTTCAATGACTAGTTCATATGTTCCTGGAAGTCGTTGGTTTAGACGTGTTTATCGTTGTTGATGTGCTTATACGTATGCCAATCAGGTTGTTTTATCTGCGGGTGGTAAAATTGTTGGCTTCCAGCCGACCAGTCGTGTTGCTGTTAATCAATGGGCAGCAAACCCTTTGGCGAAAGAGCTATATGGAGGGAGAAAGCTTTCTCCTGGTAATCAAACATTCATACTAGCTGTTTCTTTAATTGATTGTTTAATCCCATGAAGGTATCAATTACttaaataggatatttttggatgcAGGCTTGATAGAACGAGGTCTCAAGATAAGTCACCCTGGTGATGGTAATGTTGTTGTACTTGAATTATTGATGTCAGTAAACCCTCAATGTTTTTTTGCTTTGGCAAGACCAGTTAATGCGATTGCTGAAAATCGTTGATGAACATGTTTGCACCTTCACATTCAATGCTTGTACAAGTAGTTACAGAGATGGGCAAGCCTTGTTCCAGGTATAAAGGATTAGGGGAATTTACAGTACTTTGGGTTCCCTCTTTACTGAACTGTCATGTGAGTTCTCTTGGCATCACTGCGGAGTAGTGTGGTTGAAGAAATGAGACAATATCTGAACTACTTCTTAACACAACCCAAAGGAAGAACTTCCTCAGTCTGTAGGAATTGTGTCCACTCACAACGCAGCGAAAAACCATTTTGTGGAAGGGAGTAAAACACAGTCCATCCCTAACCATGTAAATTCAAAGGAATTCCTCCCCTTCCCTCTGGGTAAGCACCAAAAGAACAACATTGAATATGTGTAAAAACTTTTGTTTCAGTGAGCGCAAGCTGCCCGGACACCACAGctatcaaaataaaaaaagaactaTTGTTCCATGCAAGAACTGCTTCCTCTAAAATGGTATGATCTTTCTGGCTTTGCCTAAACAGAGAAGCTTTAGCCAGTCATCTACTCATCTTTGCTCATTACTGCTGTAAGATGGTACAGAAAAACTTCACCGTGAAGCCACCAACCAAATCTaagatttgaaaaagaaaaaaagatgcaAGTGAAATTAACTCAGTTCCTGACTTTCAGTTCCTCATTTGGCATCCCTCAACTTCTGAACATGTCATATTAAATATTGATGTTACCATTAGCGGAAGATCATGAAAGTGTAAGGACAAAAAATTGCTTAAAATTGAGAGCTTTTAAAAAGTAATTGTACTACATTAATGACCCTCAATGTGTCCTGCAAAATTTTAATCTATTAATTAATACTACCAATCAATTCAATGACCGGGCATTTGATTGATTGGCTAATACAAATACTCCAAATTCCATATAGGCTGGCGTATATCAGGCGTTTGATTGCTCTTTCGCTATGCGATATAGTCAACATGGAGGTATATTGCTATTTGGTTATGCAATTAACCCAAAATGTAGGTATACATAACACGGTAGGATATAGAATAATGTTGCTTTATGGAAAAGAATGCTCTTAAATGAGGCATTTCTAGGATCATCTCATATTTCAATTTCGGGTGAAGACTACCAATTTTACCTGTCATGGCTTCACATCATTTAACAATCATTATCGTCAGCCATCAACAACAGCAACCAACCCACAACCTGCTACCAATAGCCACCTCTGCGACTACCCTTCCCCACACGACCTGCATTGTCAACCATTAACACTAAACAGCGAACCACCATTATTAGCCACCACTATCAACATGACATGCATTGTCAGCCATTAACAGTAAACAGCGAACCACCACTATCGACTATCACCATCAACCATATGCAGTAGCCATCATTAGTCACCGCCACCAATCATCTCTATCTCCACCACCAGCCTCCACACTCAACCACCACTGCTAACAACCACCCTAGCCACCTCCATCAGCTAATTAATTCTCTAGCAGCTTTAATGCACAACCATCACCACCAGCCACCTCTATAGCTAGCGACCACATACATCATTGCGCGTATGTTACCACTTGCCACCATTGAACAACCAACAATGGGACACCATACGCCACCAAAATTCCAAGCCTCTATCACCAACTTTAACCCACCACCTTATAACTATCATTGCTATCCACCACAATCGCTAGCTTTAAGAGTGTAAAGGAAAGTCTGGtgcactaagcttccgctatACGCGAGTTCGAAAAAGGGCCAGATTACAAGAGTCTATTTGTATGCAAAAGCCCGACTACAAGGTCCGGCTAGCGTTTAGAGTGTGATTCATCAAAATGAACAGTTTATACAATACCatataatttaatattttctCTAATATTTTATGGAAATAATATTTATTAttaagttatttcaaatttaAACTTTTTTAGTTTATAGATAAAGTTAAATTGTACAAATTAGGATGCTGAAAAACAAACAGAATTAATTTGTTCAATATTAAAATTTGTTTACAGTATCTTAATAATCCAATGTGCATTCAGATACATAAATCACAATCTGAATAAAATAGTCCTAGAAAATATTGGACCCCAAACAAATAAGTCATTCAAGGTAATATAACCCcccaaaatatctaattttgtaAAAAATCTTTTTTAGCCCCCAGGGCCTAGCTCAAGTGGCAAAGGGTGATTGAATTTGTGTCTTACGTCACAGGTTTAAACCCTCACCCCATGCAAAGCAAAacctggtatttaagtggagaagggtagaggggcggACCCATTATCCATCGAGTTTTGAAGGCTGCGGTTGGTCCAAAGAATCGGCCCCACACCGATTTCTCGGTCATAAAAATAAAATCTAATTTTTTTATTATGATATTTGTTCGAGATTTTGGCCAATATTGTCCCTTATCTTTGAGGGTAGGTCTATTTTGGTCCCTCAAATATAACACTGAGCATATTTAGTCCCTTAAGTTTGCTAAAGTGGAGCACCTTTAGTCTCACTGACAGAATGCGTTCAAAAACTAACGGTGTTACCCAACTCCGATTCATGAAGCAAATCTTCTGCTCTGAAGGAAAACGTTTCCTCTTCTTTTATTGGATAACACAAATTATCACTTTAATTTCTCATTTTTAGATAATGTCTTTTAAAATTTTGACCTTGAAAATATCCCCTTTTGTGCAAGTTTTTAATGagaaaatgacactgtataaccgctgtaaaaataataaccgaaaaaaatatataaaaattatatatacaaattttatatactttttccgCTACtagatgtaaatagtttctgataCGGGCTAAAAGTAATAATACAACCCGGTTATTCGTTTGCTTCAATAATATGCCTAGAAGTGATCGTGACAGctctaattttttaaaaaaaatttaacttttctttttgaaaaaatcaatcgaaatttttaaatatatatatacacacacacacatatatatacaaaaaatatataaattttattcatttttcggCTATTAGTTTTACAGCAGCCATATAATGTCATTTTCTCGTTAAAAACTGGCATATAAGGGGATATTTTCAAGGTCAAAATTTCAGAAGACATTATCTAAAAAATGAGGAATTAAAGTGGTAATTTGCATTATCCAATAAAAGGAGAGGAAACGTTTCGCTTCAGAGCAGAAGATTTGCTTCATGAATCAGAGTTAGGTAACACCTTTAGTTTTTGAACATATTGTGTTAGTGAGAATAAAGTTGCTCCACTTTAACATACTTAAGGGACTAAATATGCTCAAGATTATATTTGAAGGACCAAAATAGACCTACCCTCAAAGATAAGGGACAATATTGGTCAAAAACTCATATTTGTTCATAATAAATAGCATATAAAAGATTCCCCACTtgcaagaatctcaaaaggagcAGACTTTTTATATTTCCTTCTTCAGTTGGCtcctcttattcttcttcttcatctttttttctGTGCGCAGCAGAGAGTAACTAACAATGGGAAGAGGAAAGTTTAAGGGAAAGCCAACTGGTCGACGCCAGTTCTCCACTCACGAGGAGATGAGTACGTTTTTATGTATTTACGTTTTACATCTAATTGTTGCGTTTTCGTTTTATGTCAAATTTGGTTTTTAGATTAACTTTTGAGATCTGAAATTTTgggatttctttctttgattatgTTATTGGAATAATTACCCCCTTTTGGCCccagtttttgtttttctttctagcATGAGTGAAAGTTATTTCGTATGAACGGTTTGGTTGGTTACATCTCGATTAGAGATTGAAGTTTGAGTAATTAGGTCTTTTTGAGTTTTGCTTTAGAATTTTAGCTGAATTATTTGAAAAAATTGAAGTAATTTAGCATAATCTAAGTGGATTTTAAAGCTGTTTTGAGTATCAAGATAAATGCTACTGTTCTTTGTATTTGAAAATGTGGATTTTGGACTTTAGGTGGATTACTTATTCACAGGATGGACTTAGTGTACAAGTTATGGTTCATCCGAACCCAGTAGCTTGGATCAGACACTGTACATGTTAAAAAATTCACTGAATAAGAAAGAAATAGATTTCGAACTTATTCCGAACCTAGTAAATTAAATGGGCTTTAGAATTTCGAACCCGGACCAATAAAGTTCAAATCATGGATCGACCTATGCTTATTCATGCTGATTGGTTATCGAGAACAGCAAAAGGAAAAAAACAGGTTTGTTCCAAGTAGAAAACTGTGACAAGGAGAGCATAGAGGACGGTTTGACTCTTACCGTCGTCAAGTTCTACAAGCTAGAGTTTTGTTGTGCGATTGTTCTATTGTAGAGTGTTTGTATTTCTGAGAGGTAAGTTATAGCCTATATGTACTTCTAaaatgtttatgagtttgagtcTAGTGAAATTTTCGGCCTGATTAAAGCATGTGACTATGTGCTCTGACTTTTGCTATATCTGGCCTCCTCCttgcactttttttttttttccttttcttttgggcGCATGTCACAGGTTGTGGACTTGTTCTCTCCCCTCCCCTCCCCTCCCCTCCTTGAGGCTATTTCCACTTTGTGTAATCTTACTGGGGAGCTCTCTCTATATGATTTGTCTATATATGAGTAGCAAGAAAATCTAGGATCAGCCAAGTTTATCTTGGATTTGGTTATTCGTTGTTTGAACTAAGTGCTATGTATCCATTTGTCTTCTGAAGAAGCCATTTTATATAAACGGCAACATCTTAGGGTTGGTTTGGTTCCGAGCTCAGTAATTTGTGTTCGTCGTGCTACGATGATAGGGTCAAGGTCCACTGAGTTTATTTTGATGCTTCTTTTTTTTATTGCAGTTGCTGGTACTTCTGCTCGTCCTCGCACATTTAAGAAGGTAATCTATTTTAGCTTGTATCAACTCCTGTCTTAGTTTGTCTTGTATTTCATTACAAGTTTGCCTACACATATGTAATCAATAGAAATGGTGACATTAGTTAGTCAGCATCCAGAAAATTATGTTTTTGGTTCAATTGTCAAAAAGCATTAGTGACCATGATAGCATGCCGCTTCAAAATGTTACTTCTAACTTCAACGATAACCTGACAAAATATAGTATTGCCATCATCCTTTTTGGTGTAAAGCCAAGAGACTATGTTGATTGGGAGGTAAAAATAGGTGTGCGTGATATATATTCCTTATGCAGAGCAGGACCCAATGGCAGAGCTAGAATTCTAGCTACGGGTTCGGCTGAGTCCAATAGCTTTAGCCAAAATTCTGTATTTATGTCAAAAAGTACActtaatatgtataaatattttatCCAGAACACGATAAGCTACTTTTTCTAAAATTCAGAACTTATTTCTGGATCCGCCTTTGCTCTGGAGGGTGAATAGGTGAACCTCAGCTCACGAGTTTTCCTCCACTTGGTTGCTTGACTGATGATATAAACTGTGTCACTAACTTAGGTCTCCATGCCTCTTTTTGTGGTAGTCTGCTAAGATGTTATAGTTCTCGCCAAATCAGTATATGTTATCTTGGTTTGCAACGTAAATGTGTTCTTTAATGAAAAGAATTATCTGGTCTTCAGTGGCAGCTAGTGGCTGTTATGATTATTAGAAACTTTTGGCTTACCCTGATGCAATTCGTTTTCTTTAATGAATTTGATTTCCTCAGGTAGAGGCTGAACATGAGGAAGATGAGAGATCTGAGGAGTCTGAGGAGGAGTCTGAAGAAGACTCTGATGGAGAGACAGAAGTCAGTTATCTATGACGCATTCcctaacaaaaattaaaaaaatgtttTGTTTAATAATTTGATGTGGTTTTTACTTTATGAGGCTTCAAGAGCTACCTTTAACATTTCCTCTTTGCTTTTGGCTGTTGAAACAGAAGAGGAAAGGTACAGAAGGTATCATTGAGATTCAGAACCCTAATTTGGTCAAGCCAAAGAACGTGAAAGCTAAAAATGTTGATGTAAGATAGTGTAATATTCTGTTACCTTTTGATATTGATTGTTCTCTGGACTTGTATTTGAATGAGGATCTTTTGTTTTGCAGATTGAAAAAACAACTGAGCTTTCAAGACGTGAGAGGTTCGTTGAAACTTGTCTGTTGTTTTCTAGTATGATATTATCACAATGGATCTGTCTTAAGTTTTCTCCATTTTCTTTTCTGCTCATGTGAAGTTGAAAGAGAAGGCATACTTTGTGCCTCCTACTATCCGTTGCATCAACTATGTTCACTTGTACTTAAATGATCTTTAAGCTAGATGTTTCTACTTTTTGGTTCTTACCTCTCATGGCTGTTGCTTATTCTTGATTTCCAGCATTTCATACAGCATGGGACTTGAAATGCTGGAACTCAAGAATATAAAGCAACGGCATAGTCCCAGCAATTGCTAGACTCCGTGTCTTGGCTATTTTGATTCCGCCTCATTTTCCATCTATTAAATATATCTTCCATTTTTAGGTGTGCACTTGTCGACAAGTCACATGCACTAATAACTACACTTTGTACAattgtttttgaagtttgcaGAATGAGTAGTTGTCAAGAATATGTTTCGCGTGTAATTACTCATTCTACAAACTCTGAAAATGGTTTTACAAAGTTTAATTGAAAGTGCATATGACTCGTCGACAAAGTGCACATGTGACAAATTAAAGATGGAAGACATGCAATTTTAAATATATTGTATCTCAAAGTTGGCTGAAATAAAAAGTAATGATCTTTCATGTTTTGATTCCCTTTTCTTGGATGATGCATATTAGtactgatccatataccattttATAGTTGAGTATGGCTACTAAAATATTCTATTGAACATAGCATAGTTCACTTAATTTATTAAATGAAATTGTACAAAATTTGGATTTTGGCATATGTAGAATGTTGGATTCTAATATGTATAAATTTTTACATTTTAATGCTAATTTTGATTGAATCTATAGTGAATTTTCTCATCATTATTTAGTACATTCGACCGTATGAAATGTATATTGCTGCTGATCCTTCGTTTTATCCACGTACAATATACTATTCAGTGTCGTCATTTTATTCCGTGGATTTGATAATTTTAAACATAGTATATCTGGATAGTGATTTCAAGATTTGTATGCTCTTTGTGATGTTTGTATTTCGATTTCAAAGAAGGCTGAAATGTCGAAGTACTGTTGAGTTAGATCCTTCAAAGGATCTATAAACTTGTGTTTTCTTTGGTGAATTATGGTTGTATTTGTTgaattttctttatttctgcaCTTTTCCGCTTCtatattattgttatttgacATGGTTCTTGCTCCCagagaagagatagagaaacagcAAGCTCATGAAAGGTATATGAGGCTgcaagaacaagggaaaacagagCAAGCTAGGAAAGATTTAGGTAAAGTCACTTAATACTATGACTCTATTTCTATTTATTAAGTAATTTCACAGATTGGGTTCATTCACCCTTGTTTTTTTGGGGTTCATTCACCCACTTGACATTTTCTTTGGTTCACTTATATACTTTTTTGATACATTTGATATTCGGATGTTTTAAACCAAGTATAAGTGTCCAGTGCATTTTATGTTTCATGTTGAAGGATATTCATAGCATGAGCATCTCTCTGCTTGGTTTAAAATGCCGTTCAAGCATTTGCAAATTTGGAATTAATTAACTCTATTCCCACTTTTCTCATTTGTTCTCCAATGCCTATTTGCTCTATACACACACACGACTATGTCCAGGCCAGTTTGTATGCTCTTTGACTGACTGACTTAGTAGCTTGCCATAACTCACGATAGGTATTCGGTAATCGTGCTATTTAACGCTAGAGCAAATGAGCTCAGATCAATTCGAACGAGGGACTCCTATACCTCAACCAATCAGCCATCTTCCTTGCGACATATAGTTTTGCAATATGAGCATAAATGCTTTGAAATTTGTATTATGTTAGGAATTATGAAATGTGATGACAACTTTAGAAAACTTTTACTACGATGCGTCAGTTATTTTCTCTCTCGCACACCAACACAATGCACCAAAAAATGAAATAGGGTAAAAGGCCCCCAGGGGGCATTTTCTGTGTGTAAATGTGATCACCTTCAATTTGAAGGTTGCACTGTTCTAGTATATCCTTGAACAATGAGGAGCGTTTTTGTTGGCCAACTTTCTTTCTTCTAGGGTATGAATAAAGCTTCTATTGCCCGTTAAATTGTGCTTGGAAGAGGGGATTCGGTACCATAGTTGAAATGAGATGCCTTGTCAATCCCATGGAAGCAATTATAAATGAAGTATATTTTGGTATCAAAAATTAAATCTTGAGTTCGTTCCTGATTTGTGGCATTATGTTGCTTGAATCTGGGTTGCCATTGGAATTTGATGGTCACGTTTGGGGGAAGATTTTAGTTGATGAAAAGAAATATTTAATAGTTATCCTCTTGGTGGCATCAGAGTACATTGTACATATACTCTTTCAAGGTAAAATTGGATGAGATGAACTAGTTTTGGGAGTGAGATACCTATGACTAGAACTGTCATAAGTAGTGTCTATTGCTGTACACTTATGTAGTTATGCTAGATTTAATTTTATTCCATGATTTTGCAGATCGTTTGGCTCTCATACGACAACAGAGAGCAGAAGCTGCAAAAAAGCGCGAGGAAGAGAAAGCTGGTAATTTCTTAGATGTTTATATCGATCTCTTAaaattttccttttctgtttctgctgctagGATTGACATACTATTCGTTCTTGTGCAGCCAAAGAGCAGAAGAAGCTGGAAGCTCGTAAGTGACGATACCAATCAACTATTCCTCAACTACACAATATTTCCCTACCCCAAGTTCCTCATATCAAGGCATATTACAGTTCGTTTTTCCTGGTGATATTGGATAACCCTTCCTTTTCATTGACACTGTTGTCTTGTTTAAAAAGTAAAGAGTTAAGCATTACAGTTGAAGCATGACTTTTAGGGCTCTGAATCTGTATACAAATAGTTCAGACTGGCCCTAACATGAAGAATCTTGATAAAGATTTAACGCTTTTTTGCTGAAAAAAGCATCTTTCTGGTACTATCTTAGCCCGCTGGTATTATCTTTCTGGTTATGTTGTTGTTACTATTCTATTGTCGCATGTCATCTTCttgtgccgagggtctattggaaacgaAACTCTCTatccccagggtaggggtaaggtctgcgtacacactaccctccttagaccccacttgtggaattatattgggtggttgttgttgctgttgttactTTTTTGCTGAAAAAAGTTAGTTGAACAAATCAGTGTTTGTACCTAAGATCTCTTATTACCTGTTTCTAGTTTCTATTAATGTCCAAAAGGAACACCTAAGGGAGATGGTCTTATGATGTCGACGTGATTTTTTTTATTGACTTCACTAGAAGGGCAATTTTGGTATTTGATACATATTAAGTTTATGTGTTACGTCTCTTTTCTGGTTCTTAAATTTGTGAACAGTTAATGTTGCTAAACAAAAATTGACTTCAGTGATTATTCCCCTCCTAGTCTCCACTTCAAAGACCCTTTGCTctcctcctcccccccccccccacaaccaCCAAAAATTTCTTATGGTAAAGTCCTAATTCTTCGAATAGAAGTGTGGTCTAATTCTTAGGTTAAATGTATGTTCTAATGTGATTATATCAGCAAGATAACATTGTGCCACCCTAGGCGAATTCCATATCGACAAAATACGAGATATGTTGAGTATATACGTAAACAAGCATTAGATCCCTGTGACACGGTTTAAAGCCTTGCGTGCTAATGTCTAAAGCGGACAATATCATTAGTGGGTTGAGCTGTACATATGATATCAGAGCCATTCCATGTAAACGATGGTAAGAAAATCTCAATACAAGAAGTttgacaaaaaaataaaaaaatccttTATTTCTGTTTTGTTGGGTGAAGCAAAATGCAACTTC
This genomic stretch from Nicotiana sylvestris chromosome 9, ASM39365v2, whole genome shotgun sequence harbors:
- the LOC104239934 gene encoding uncharacterized protein, producing the protein MGRGKFKGKPTGRRQFSTHEEMIAGTSARPRTFKKVEAEHEEDERSEESEEESEEDSDGETEKRKGTEGIIEIQNPNLVKPKNVKAKNVDIEKTTELSRREREEIEKQQAHERYMRLQEQGKTEQARKDLDRLALIRQQRAEAAKKREEEKAAKEQKKLEARK